CTCAGCAATATTGGACCTACAGGATAGTTCATAGTCCATAATATCAATCATTATGTTTTGGTTCACTTTTGGATACATAAAGTCCTCCTGGTGTCTATTTCTATAGAAAAAATTAACATTCTCTAATTATATCGGTAATTGGTAATAAAAGTTAAGAGGTAAATGATAAAATCACATAAAAAAAGCAGTCACAATAAATTGTGCTGCCTTAATGTAATTAACGTAAGAAATCTACTAATGAAGGCTGAATGATACGTGCACCAACTGATAAAGCCGCACGTTGAACATTCTCTTGAGTTTTCAGATTCGTGATAACTTCCGCCATGTCTACATCCTCTTCACCTGATAGTAGGCGTGTCGTAGACACCTCAAGTCCATCTATACGAGAAATACTTAACTCCATTCGGTTCATCCGTGCCCCCAATTCAGAACGATGTCTGAGAAGGTTGTCCATTTGACCATCTAGTTGTGCAATATGATCTGTTGAACCAGGTGTAGCAGAGCGGAAATCGGATTCAATATCCGAGAGTACTTTAAAAATACCACCTGCTCCATCGTTGTTGAAGATGTCGATACCCTTCACATTAATTTGAACCGTATTATTTTGGCCCACCACTAACTCTAGTTTTTCATTGTTAGCGTTAGTAAATTGTTTAGCTGAAGCATCATACGGTGGAGTTTTTACATCCGTGCCGGCAAAGATATATTTACCGCCAATCTGCGAATTTGAAATCTCTCCTAAATGCTCTTTTAACTGGCTAATTTCTTCAGCGATTGCATTACGATCTGTTTCACTATTGGTTCCATTTGAGCCTTGTAAAGTAAGCTCCCTCACCCGTTGAAGCACGGATGTGACCTCATCTAGCGCCTCATCCGTTGTTGTCATCCAAGAGAGTCCGTCATCAGCATTTCTTTTATACTGATCGATTTCGTTTAAAGATGAACGGTAAAACATACCTCGTACGGCGGTTACAGGGGTTATCTGATGGCTTGTTAATTTTCCTGCCAGAGGATACTTGTTCCTGTAATTGGTCCATCGTCTTGTTGGTTCTTTGTAAATTAAATAATAGGTTTTGATTCAACATATTTTGAGTGACACGTAAGCTCATGTTATCCCCCCTACAAGCCTACTCGGCCCATACCGTTGATGATTTTATCCAAACACTGGTCCACAACTGTTACCATTCGTGCTGAAGCGTTGTAAGCCTGTTGGAACTTAATCATATTTGCCATCTCTTCATCCAATGATACTCCAGATACGGACTGACGACGGTTTTCTACTTGATTAATAATCACTTCAGAATTACTTTGCATTCTTTGTGCTTCCTGCGAATCGATACCGAGCTGACCAATAATATTTCGGTAATAGTCATCGGCAGTCGCGTTTATTCCAGGAAACGTAAGAGCTGTAAATTTAATATTCGCAATATCCTGAGCATTTTTACCATTACCGGTTGATGACTGTCCGGCTGATTCCTCTTTAGCCGCAGCAATCAAACTAGGAGAGTTTAAAATAGCTGGGTTCACAGCTAGATCACCTGCACTTGTCCCAATAAAGAATGGTACTTTATTAGTTGAAGTTCCGCTAATATTCTCTAAGTTCATTCCTTGTTCATGAACAGAATTAACAGCATTGGCAAATGTCATCGCTAGATTATTTATTTTCTCTTGAATTGTAGGAATGGTAGATTTTACACCGCCGCCTACAATTCCATATGACTCGATTCTTCCCAATAATTCACCAGAATTTAAGGTTACTTGTGTATTTCCAATTTTGATATTGGCTGGATCAACGACGCCACCAGAAGTATCTACTGTTAAAGTACTCGCTGTTTTCCCAGAAACCATCAGTACTCCCCCAACAGAGATATCTACCACACCTGTCTTTTTATTAGGAGGTGAAACATTTACATCTACAAGTTTAGAAAGCTGATCGATCAATACATCTCGCTGATCGTAAAGATCATTTGGCTGATATCCGTTTGGAACGAGCCGAGCAATTTGATCATTCAGGCTTGCTATTTGTGATGCAAAGGAATTTACTGAATCCGTTTTTGCTTTTATGACCAATTGCAGATCATCCTGCATCTGATTTAATGATGCGGATATATGTCTAAGAGTTTCGGTTACTGCTACCCCTTTTTGGCTAACAACGGCACGGGCGGCAGCACTATCAGGATTTTTCGATAGCTCTTCCCAACCCTTCCAAAATTCATCCATTGTAAATGCTAAACCATCATCGGAAGGTTCATTTAATAGTTCTTCCACTTTGGTAAGGGTATCACTTTTTGCTTCCCAGTAACCCAAACTCTTATTTTCGCCACGGAGCTGAACATCCAAATAATCTTCACGTAATCGGGCGATCTGATCTACCTCTACACCGGTTCCTAACTGGATTTGCATGCCTGGGATGGAAACTGGCTTTGTGGCAATCATATCTGCCCGTTGACGTGTATACCCTGTAGTATTTGCATTCGCAATATTATGCCCAGTGGTAGAAAGGGCTGTTTGTTGAGCCGCTAGTCCTCGTTTTCCTAATTCAATCCCATGAAACGTTGATGTCATGACAAATCCTCCTAAAAAGTAAAACTCTAAATCTTAGCATCTAACATGCTTGTATACCGATTTTTAGCATTTGGACCATAACCAATGGCCGGTTCTTTCTTAGCAAACATTCCAATAGAATATTGGATAAATGATAGAGATGTTTGTATCAATTGTTGGTTGTTCTCATTAATCTGAGAAATTTCCTGAATTAAACTGCGCAATTGTTTTGCGATGGATGTCAATTTAACTTTAATTTGATTATCATACTGTAGCTTTATTAATTCTTCTAATGTAAAGGAATCGCCTTTGATTCCTTTCTTCTCGAAAAACTCTTGAACTTTTTGCATTCTAATCTGTTCCAGCTTTTGAATCTCATCTACACATAGAGCTTCTCGATGAATTTGGCTTTGCAGGTCCTGAATATTCCCATTCACAAGCATGTCCCTTTTCCCTTTGGCCAAATCTAGTAATCGTGAATGTGCATCGACCATTGTTTCTAAGCTTTGAATAAGTGTGTTCAGGGAATCCATCTTCTCGTCTCCTAGATTGAAGTATTTTTCCAGAAAGCAGTCATTTTCTCAGCAATCTTATTGCTATCGACTTTATAGGTACCATCAGCAATCTGCTGTTTTAGTTCTTGAATGCGTTGTTGACGTTGTGCTTGCTCAGACACCATTGCTTGAGAGATTTCACGTCCACGCGAAGAAATACTTACATCTGCAGAAGTAGATGTCTTTTTTGTTGTTTGATTTGTATTTGAACGGTTCGCTTGATTTTGATAGGAATAAAAACCAAATTTCGTATCATTTATTCTCATTTCTAGTTCCCTCCTATTCCTTTATTCTTATTTATCGGCAGATTTTATTAAAAGTTTAGTTACTTTTAGAATTAATTTTTATTCGTGTTAAAAACGCACATATCCTTCTAATTGTATCAAAATATATTGGATATTTCATTACCTATTTATAGTGTAAAAGTGGTATAAAAAACAACGGAAGTTTTCTTTCCGCTGTTGGTCGTTTTATGATTTACTATCTATATTTCCACCGACAAAGTCGATTTGTAAATCCTGCATTTGACGGAGATATACTTCCGTTTTACCTGGTGTGTAATTATGGATTGGCTTATTTGGTGTTGTTTCAATTTCAGCTCCACCCTGTTTCCAATCTATCGCAACCTCTGTTGGAGTAAAGTGAATCTTGACTGAACCATAGCTAGGAATAAATCCGATAGTAAATTCAGCGGGCCCAGGGTTTACTTTGGCTGATATGATGGATTGGATGGCGTCATTCTTTTTCTCGATTGCAGCTAATTGATCGCCTTCTTGAGCTTTTTCACCTATGGCTTCAAAAGCTTCTTGTTTTGCGAACGCTGCCATATCCTCACTAAAAATACCATTTCGCTTAACATTCAATTCATTCCATAACTGTTCCTGGTCAATTTCAAGTCGTCCAGGTTTCCGATCTATAGTCATCCTTGCAGGAACCTGTTTTATGGATAAATCAGCAGGTTTTTGTTGGATCTCCTGAACCGGTTGGGTGATCCGAAGGCCAATCTGTGCATTTGTTTGATGTAATCTTATCTGTGGAATTTGCATTTGTTTTTACCAGGCCTATACTTTTTTATCTACTAAGATACCTAGGTAATCTGTCATTGCTGCATACATATCTAACATCTTTTTCGAAGGAATCTCTTTCACTACTTCATTTGTTGTATCATCAACCAAGGTAACATAGTATTCTTTTAATTCTTCATGAAATTGGAACTTTAAATGTGTATTGGAAGCCTTTAGAAAATCATTCATACTATCTATTACTTTTTGTGTTTTTTCTTTTGTTTGTACTTGCTGAGGTGTTGTTTGAGGCTGTTCTTGCTTTTCTGGTACAATTTCTTTGACCTTTGGAATTCCTTCCACTTTTGGAACTGTATATTCTACAGATTGGTTAGTGGAGTTCGATAATTTGTCTATCATTTTATGCCTCCCATTCTGACAATATCTTTTTACTTAATTATCGGATGAAATACATGAATGTTTAGTGAAAATTATGTAAATGAACGAAAAAGCAATTATGAATATTCAGATCAAAATTTGGATATTTACCTAAAATCATTTATAATCAATATAGAAACATACGTTCTATATAGGTGGTGAGTTTTGTGTTTCACACTCTAAATAATATTCAAATCAATGTTCTAATTGCTAGTATAATAGGTGATGGTGAGCTAACCAAACTTTATCAAGGTAGTAGACGAAAAAATAGCAGTTACAGAGAGCACTACGGGGAAAATCAAAAAGAATACCGTGAATGGAAAATGGAACTTATGAATGGCTTGTTTTATATTACTCCAAAAAGTAATTGTTTACGGTCAGCCTCCAGTTCTCTTTTTACAGACTTATTGGCACTTTTTTATAACCACAATGGGAACAAAATAGTACCAGCATCCATATTACAATTTTGTAATCTACCGCATTTTCTAGCTATTCTTTACATGGATGATGGTTCATTGTGCATCAGTACAAAAATTAACCATCGTAATAAAAAAATTTATATTACACCACATATCTACTTATACTTACAAAACTATCCCAAAGAAGAATTAACTCTTCTTAAAAACCACATCCAAGACAATTTTCAGATTACTTTAAGGTTGGCAAGTAGAAAAGATGGACATGGATATATCCTTCGAACAACATCTGTTAATGAAACAATTGCCTATTTAAATATCATAAAAGACGTTTCAGATACTTGCCCAAGTATGTTTTACAAAACTAATTTGAGTTACCGTATTGAACAAGAAACTCAAAAATGCAAACTAAAATACCCTGATTACGAACTTATTGTTTCTAGTTCTAATAGAAATAAAAATTATTCTTCAGATGAAAATAAATTGCTGATCTC
The window above is part of the Bacillus sp. SORGH_AS_0510 genome. Proteins encoded here:
- a CDS encoding flagellin yields the protein MFYRSSLNEIDQYKRNADDGLSWMTTTDEALDEVTSVLQRVRELTLQGSNGTNSETDRNAIAEEISQLKEHLGEISNSQIGGKYIFAGTDVKTPPYDASAKQFTNANNEKLELVVGQNNTVQINVKGIDIFNNDGAGGIFKVLSDIESDFRSATPGSTDHIAQLDGQMDNLLRHRSELGARMNRMELSISRIDGLEVSTTRLLSGEEDVDMAEVITNLKTQENVQRAALSVGARIIQPSLVDFLR
- the flgK gene encoding flagellar hook-associated protein FlgK, with the translated sequence MTSTFHGIELGKRGLAAQQTALSTTGHNIANANTTGYTRQRADMIATKPVSIPGMQIQLGTGVEVDQIARLREDYLDVQLRGENKSLGYWEAKSDTLTKVEELLNEPSDDGLAFTMDEFWKGWEELSKNPDSAAARAVVSQKGVAVTETLRHISASLNQMQDDLQLVIKAKTDSVNSFASQIASLNDQIARLVPNGYQPNDLYDQRDVLIDQLSKLVDVNVSPPNKKTGVVDISVGGVLMVSGKTASTLTVDTSGGVVDPANIKIGNTQVTLNSGELLGRIESYGIVGGGVKSTIPTIQEKINNLAMTFANAVNSVHEQGMNLENISGTSTNKVPFFIGTSAGDLAVNPAILNSPSLIAAAKEESAGQSSTGNGKNAQDIANIKFTALTFPGINATADDYYRNIIGQLGIDSQEAQRMQSNSEVIINQVENRRQSVSGVSLDEEMANMIKFQQAYNASARMVTVVDQCLDKIINGMGRVGL
- a CDS encoding flagellar protein FlgN — its product is MDSLNTLIQSLETMVDAHSRLLDLAKGKRDMLVNGNIQDLQSQIHREALCVDEIQKLEQIRMQKVQEFFEKKGIKGDSFTLEELIKLQYDNQIKVKLTSIAKQLRSLIQEISQINENNQQLIQTSLSFIQYSIGMFAKKEPAIGYGPNAKNRYTSMLDAKI
- the flgM gene encoding flagellar biosynthesis anti-sigma factor FlgM, whose amino-acid sequence is MRINDTKFGFYSYQNQANRSNTNQTTKKTSTSADVSISSRGREISQAMVSEQAQRQQRIQELKQQIADGTYKVDSNKIAEKMTAFWKNTSI
- a CDS encoding DUF6470 family protein, with translation MQIPQIRLHQTNAQIGLRITQPVQEIQQKPADLSIKQVPARMTIDRKPGRLEIDQEQLWNELNVKRNGIFSEDMAAFAKQEAFEAIGEKAQEGDQLAAIEKKNDAIQSIISAKVNPGPAEFTIGFIPSYGSVKIHFTPTEVAIDWKQGGAEIETTPNKPIHNYTPGKTEVYLRQMQDLQIDFVGGNIDSKS
- the flaG gene encoding flagellar protein FlaG — protein: MIDKLSNSTNQSVEYTVPKVEGIPKVKEIVPEKQEQPQTTPQQVQTKEKTQKVIDSMNDFLKASNTHLKFQFHEELKEYYVTLVDDTTNEVVKEIPSKKMLDMYAAMTDYLGILVDKKV
- a CDS encoding DNA endonuclease, with product MFHTLNNIQINVLIASIIGDGELTKLYQGSRRKNSSYREHYGENQKEYREWKMELMNGLFYITPKSNCLRSASSSLFTDLLALFYNHNGNKIVPASILQFCNLPHFLAILYMDDGSLCISTKINHRNKKIYITPHIYLYLQNYPKEELTLLKNHIQDNFQITLRLASRKDGHGYILRTTSVNETIAYLNIIKDVSDTCPSMFYKTNLSYRIEQETQKCKLKYPDYELIVSSSNRNKNYSSDENKLLISLKKSGHSDKDIAILLGRTYWSVVYKLCELRKLNLL